In Bos indicus isolate NIAB-ARS_2022 breed Sahiwal x Tharparkar chromosome 19, NIAB-ARS_B.indTharparkar_mat_pri_1.0, whole genome shotgun sequence, the following proteins share a genomic window:
- the LOC109573149 gene encoding peptidyl-prolyl cis-trans isomerase A-like, with product MCQGGDFICHKGTDGKSIYGENFDDESFILKHMGPGILSLANVGPNTNDSQFFICAVKTEYLDGKHVVFGKVKEGMNIVEDMEHFGSWNGKISKITIADCGQISLI from the coding sequence ATGTGCCAGGGTGGTGACTTCATATGCCATAAAGGCACTGATGGCAAGTCCATCTATGGGGAGAATTTTGATGATGAGAGTTTCATCCTGAAGCATATGGGTCCTGGCATCTTGTCCTTGGCAAACGTTGGCCCCAACACAAATGATTCCCAGTTTTTCATCTGCGCTGTCAAGACTGAGTACTTGGATGGCAAGCATGTGGTCTTTGGCAAGGTGAAAGAGGGCATGAATATTGTAGAAGACATGGAGCACTTTGGATCCTGGAATGGCAAGATCAGCAAGATCACCATTGCTGACTGTGGACAAATCTCATTAATCTGA